In one Agathobacter rectalis ATCC 33656 genomic region, the following are encoded:
- a CDS encoding TlyA family RNA methyltransferase — MKERLDVLLVNRGLAPSREKAKTMIMEGNVFVNNNREDKAGSTFPDDCNIEIHGKTLQYVSRGGLKLEKAMKHFDITMDGKVCMDIGASTGGFTDCMLQNGAKKVYAVDVGYGQFAWKLRQDERVVCMEKTNIRYVTPNDIDDELDFASVDVSFISLTKVLGPARALLKDGGEMVCLIKPQFEAGREKVGKKGVVRDKSVHEEVVNNIISFALSNGFSVLDLEYSPIKGPEGNIEYLVHIKKTDDPIKEESVDIHSVVEAAHGELDRK, encoded by the coding sequence ATGAAAGAAAGATTAGACGTATTACTTGTAAACAGAGGCCTTGCACCATCACGGGAAAAAGCAAAGACCATGATTATGGAGGGCAATGTTTTTGTAAATAACAACCGTGAGGATAAGGCAGGAAGCACATTTCCTGATGACTGCAATATTGAGATTCATGGAAAGACACTGCAGTATGTGAGCCGTGGAGGTCTAAAGCTTGAAAAGGCTATGAAGCACTTTGATATCACGATGGATGGCAAGGTGTGCATGGATATAGGTGCTTCAACAGGCGGTTTTACAGACTGTATGCTTCAAAATGGTGCTAAAAAGGTGTATGCCGTGGATGTCGGATATGGCCAGTTTGCATGGAAGCTGCGTCAGGATGAGCGCGTGGTGTGCATGGAAAAGACCAATATCAGGTATGTGACGCCCAATGACATAGATGATGAGCTGGATTTTGCATCGGTTGATGTGTCATTCATATCACTTACCAAGGTGTTAGGTCCTGCAAGAGCACTGTTAAAGGACGGTGGAGAGATGGTTTGTCTTATCAAGCCACAGTTTGAGGCAGGCAGGGAAAAGGTAGGTAAAAAGGGCGTGGTCCGTGACAAGAGCGTGCATGAGGAGGTAGTGAACAATATCATATCCTTTGCACTTTCAAATGGATTTAGCGTGTTAGACCTTGAGTATTCGCCAATCAAGGGGCCGGAGGGCAATATAGAGTACCTCGTACATATCAAAAAGACAGATGATCCTATAAAGGAGGAATCAGTGGATATTCATAGTGTGGTCGAGGCCGCGCATGGAGAGCTGGACAGGAAATAG
- a CDS encoding Asp23/Gls24 family envelope stress response protein — protein sequence MAENRNTINIKSDESGEIKVADEVVAIIAGLAATEVEGVSSMAGNITNEIVSRLGMKNLSKGIQIEIADNEVVVDVALNIAYGYSIPEVSTKVQEKVKSAIETMTGLSVATINVRIASVDMGEN from the coding sequence ATGGCAGAGAATAGAAACACAATAAATATCAAATCAGATGAGTCTGGCGAGATCAAGGTAGCAGATGAGGTTGTAGCTATCATAGCAGGTCTTGCTGCTACTGAGGTTGAGGGAGTAAGCTCCATGGCAGGCAATATCACAAACGAGATTGTCAGCAGGCTCGGTATGAAGAATCTCTCAAAGGGAATTCAGATTGAGATAGCAGACAATGAGGTAGTGGTTGATGTAGCACTCAATATTGCTTATGGATACAGCATCCCTGAGGTTTCTACAAAGGTACAGGAGAAGGTTAAGTCTGCAATTGAGACAATGACAGGGCTTTCTGTGGCTACTATCAATGTTCGTATAGCAAGTGTTGATATGGGAGAGAATTAA
- the xseA gene encoding exodeoxyribonuclease VII large subunit, whose product MANRNIYSVAQVNSYIKNMFAQDFMLRQVSIKGEVSNCKYHTSGHIYFTIKDAGAAMNAIMFAGSRAAGLSFHMKEGDQVIVTGSVEVYEKTGAYQLYAKKIELDGEGNLYLKFEQLKHELEEMGMFAAEYKQPIPQYAGRIGVVTAPTGAAVQDIRNVSSRRNPYVQVILYPALVQGEGAANSIVKGIQTLDAMNLDVIIVGRGGGSIEDLWAFNEEIVARAIFDCRTPIISAVGHETDWTIADFVSDRRAPTPSAAAELAVSDYRQTLERLDNLCRRMDRNLTGRIDFFREKLSHIKTRLNFLSPQNKLNENKRRLADIEDALERIMKQRLSDCRQRLALLSGTLDAYSPAKKLAQGYAYVEVEKKGALHSVSDINAGDDINIYLIDGHARAVVSEVINDEQRK is encoded by the coding sequence ATGGCAAATAGAAATATATATTCGGTAGCGCAAGTAAATAGCTATATTAAAAATATGTTCGCTCAGGATTTTATGCTCAGACAGGTGAGCATAAAGGGAGAGGTGAGCAACTGCAAGTATCACACGAGCGGTCATATTTATTTCACAATAAAGGACGCGGGAGCAGCCATGAACGCTATCATGTTTGCGGGCAGCAGGGCGGCAGGACTTTCTTTCCACATGAAGGAGGGGGACCAGGTTATTGTGACAGGTTCCGTTGAGGTGTATGAGAAGACCGGCGCATATCAGCTTTATGCCAAAAAGATAGAGCTTGACGGAGAGGGCAATCTGTATCTCAAATTCGAGCAGCTAAAGCATGAGCTTGAGGAGATGGGCATGTTTGCGGCAGAGTACAAGCAGCCCATTCCGCAGTATGCCGGACGTATTGGTGTGGTTACAGCACCGACAGGCGCGGCCGTGCAGGATATAAGGAATGTATCATCGCGCAGAAATCCATATGTACAGGTCATACTTTATCCGGCACTTGTGCAGGGAGAGGGTGCGGCTAATAGCATAGTGAAGGGCATACAGACATTGGATGCGATGAATCTTGATGTGATAATAGTCGGCAGAGGCGGAGGCTCCATAGAGGATTTATGGGCCTTTAATGAGGAGATTGTGGCGAGAGCCATATTTGACTGCCGCACGCCAATCATCTCGGCAGTAGGTCATGAGACCGACTGGACGATAGCGGATTTTGTGTCAGACAGGAGAGCACCCACACCTTCAGCGGCTGCAGAGCTTGCAGTCAGTGACTACAGACAGACGTTAGAGCGCCTTGACAATCTGTGCCGCAGGATGGACAGAAATCTGACAGGACGGATTGATTTTTTCAGGGAAAAGCTGTCACATATTAAAACAAGACTTAATTTCCTTAGTCCACAGAATAAACTAAATGAGAATAAAAGGCGTCTGGCAGATATCGAGGATGCACTTGAAAGGATTATGAAGCAGAGGCTTTCGGATTGCAGACAGCGTCTGGCACTGCTTTCAGGTACACTGGATGCATATTCACCGGCCAAAAAGCTGGCACAGGGCTATGCGTATGTCGAGGTGGAAAAGAAGGGGGCACTGCACAGTGTATCCGATATCAATGCAGGCGATGACATAAATATATATCTGATAGACGGTCATGCAAGGGCCGTAGTTTCGGAGGTTATTAACGATGAGCAAAGAAAATGA
- a CDS encoding potassium/proton antiporter — protein MNTYLLITSIVIFLCILLNRVSNRIGIPALLAFIVLGMLFGSDGIMKIDFDNYAFAEQICSTALIFIMFYGGFGTNWQRAKAVAVKSVLLSTIGVIITCFLTGLFCHFALNMIWEISFLLGALISSTDAASVFSILRSKKLNLKYNTASLLEVESGSNDPCAYMLTVAFIAISQGSASPGNIAILIVKQLAFGIIFGVLIAKLSIMLLRYIRFKSAGFDAIFMVGIAIISYALPAYFDGNGFLSAYIVGIILGNTEIENKKNLVNFFDGITGLMQMLIFFLLGLLSFPSKLPHVIVPALLIFMWLTFVARPLSVALVLTPFRSKIKQQLLVSWSGLRGAASIVFSIMAYTATNDDLDTFHIIFMIVLFSILLQGSMLPWISRKLDMLDKTADVMKTFNDYSEEADIQFIQLTIPENHLWCGHKLKDLTLPPETLIVLIRRGEQNIIPDGETIILQNDVLVLSAITPDEVHGIKLVEKIIEKDSRYNNKLLSEISKKHNEIIIMIQRNGQVIIPNGNVRLTTGDILVINRAVN, from the coding sequence ATGAATACATACCTGCTCATCACATCTATAGTAATCTTCTTATGTATCCTGCTAAATCGTGTCTCCAACCGCATAGGCATTCCGGCACTTTTAGCCTTTATCGTGCTCGGCATGCTTTTTGGCTCTGACGGAATAATGAAGATAGATTTCGACAATTACGCGTTCGCTGAACAGATATGCTCTACCGCGCTGATTTTTATCATGTTCTATGGCGGCTTTGGCACCAACTGGCAGCGTGCAAAGGCTGTTGCCGTTAAGTCTGTACTTTTGTCCACCATCGGTGTTATTATCACATGCTTTCTCACAGGGCTGTTCTGTCACTTTGCCCTTAATATGATCTGGGAAATAAGCTTTCTCCTCGGTGCGCTGATTTCATCAACTGATGCGGCGAGCGTTTTCTCCATACTGCGTTCGAAAAAGCTGAATCTGAAATACAATACCGCCTCTCTTCTTGAAGTGGAAAGCGGTAGTAATGACCCATGTGCCTATATGCTCACAGTTGCTTTTATAGCCATATCCCAGGGCAGCGCAAGCCCTGGAAATATTGCCATACTCATAGTAAAGCAGCTTGCCTTCGGCATAATCTTCGGCGTCCTGATTGCAAAGCTTTCCATCATGCTCCTTCGATATATACGCTTCAAAAGCGCGGGGTTTGATGCGATTTTCATGGTGGGAATAGCTATAATATCATATGCCCTGCCTGCTTACTTTGACGGAAACGGCTTCTTAAGCGCCTATATAGTCGGCATTATACTCGGCAACACAGAAATAGAAAATAAAAAGAATCTGGTGAATTTCTTTGATGGCATAACAGGACTCATGCAGATGCTTATTTTCTTTCTGCTTGGTCTGCTTTCTTTCCCATCAAAGCTGCCACACGTCATAGTACCGGCACTTTTAATATTTATGTGGCTGACCTTTGTGGCAAGACCTCTTTCTGTCGCACTTGTGCTCACACCATTTCGCAGCAAAATAAAACAGCAGCTGCTTGTCTCATGGTCCGGCTTAAGAGGAGCCGCATCCATAGTGTTTTCCATCATGGCATATACCGCCACCAATGATGACCTCGACACCTTCCACATAATATTTATGATAGTACTCTTTTCAATACTGCTTCAGGGCTCAATGCTCCCATGGATATCGCGAAAGCTTGATATGCTCGATAAAACAGCCGATGTAATGAAGACCTTCAATGATTACTCCGAGGAAGCAGACATCCAGTTCATACAGCTTACCATACCGGAAAATCATCTGTGGTGTGGCCACAAGCTAAAGGACCTGACGCTGCCTCCTGAGACACTGATTGTGCTTATACGAAGAGGTGAGCAGAATATAATACCGGACGGTGAAACAATAATTCTGCAAAATGATGTGCTCGTGCTTAGTGCCATCACACCTGATGAGGTGCATGGTATAAAACTGGTGGAAAAAATAATAGAAAAAGACAGCAGATATAACAATAAACTGCTGTCTGAAATATCAAAAAAACACAATGAGATTATAATAATGATCCAAAGAAATGGGCAGGTAATCATCCCAAACGGAAACGTACGGCTGACCACCGGTGATATACTGGTAATCAACCGCGCCGTAAACTGA
- the dxs gene encoding 1-deoxy-D-xylulose-5-phosphate synthase, whose product MVLEKIQKENDIKKLTPEELELLKEEIRQFLIESISVTGGHLASNLGVVELTMALHLCFNLPKDKIVWDVGHQSYTHKILTGRKDGFSSLRQYGGMSGFPKADESDCDCFNTGHSSTSISAGLGLATARQVTGEDYHVVSVIGDGALTGGMAYEALNNASSVKGNFIIVLNDNNMSISENVGGISQYLSGFRTADAYRDLKNNVMNSLNHIPIYGERMVKHIRNTKSSIKQLFIPGMFFEEMGIIYLGPVDGSDIKEMCRVFDEAKRVDGPVLVHVLTKKGAGYGPAERYPSRFHGAEPFVIETGLPKNKRTKANYTDVFSTVMKKLGERNPKVVAITAAMADGTGLRRFHRNFPDRFFDVGIAEAHATTFAAGLAKAGLIPVFAVYSSFLQRAFDQILHDVCIQNLHVIFAIDRAGLVGSDGETHQGIFDISYLSVIPNMTIMAPKNKWELSDMMKFAVTYDGPIALRYPRGAAYDGLKEIRQPIELAKSELIRKGSTVAIMALGSMVKTAVDVVKLLEAEGISATLINARFAMPFDKKAIKELPSEHSLLVTMEENVQSGGFGEHVTEYVKTNGIALEVLTVALPDCYVEHGNVEVLKNELHVDAESVAKRIIAAL is encoded by the coding sequence ATGGTTTTAGAAAAGATACAAAAGGAAAATGATATAAAAAAACTGACACCTGAGGAGCTTGAGCTGTTAAAGGAGGAAATCAGGCAGTTTCTTATAGAGAGCATATCGGTGACAGGAGGTCATCTGGCATCAAACCTCGGAGTTGTGGAGCTTACCATGGCGCTGCATCTGTGCTTTAATCTGCCGAAGGATAAGATAGTGTGGGATGTAGGGCATCAGTCGTACACACACAAGATACTCACCGGCAGAAAGGATGGATTTTCATCGCTCAGACAGTATGGAGGCATGAGTGGCTTCCCAAAGGCGGATGAGAGCGACTGTGACTGCTTTAATACAGGACACAGCTCCACATCCATCTCAGCGGGACTTGGGCTTGCGACAGCCAGACAGGTAACAGGAGAAGACTACCACGTGGTTTCTGTAATAGGAGACGGTGCGCTGACCGGAGGCATGGCATATGAGGCGCTCAACAACGCTTCAAGCGTTAAAGGCAATTTTATTATAGTGTTAAACGACAACAATATGTCGATTTCAGAGAACGTCGGGGGCATCAGCCAGTATCTTTCAGGCTTTCGCACAGCGGATGCATACAGGGATTTAAAGAATAATGTTATGAATTCCCTAAACCATATACCAATCTACGGAGAGCGTATGGTAAAGCATATCAGGAATACAAAGAGCAGCATAAAGCAGCTTTTTATTCCGGGTATGTTCTTTGAGGAGATGGGCATCATCTATTTGGGACCTGTGGATGGCAGTGATATAAAGGAAATGTGCCGTGTGTTTGATGAGGCAAAGCGTGTGGATGGTCCGGTGCTTGTGCATGTGCTCACGAAAAAAGGAGCAGGCTATGGCCCGGCTGAGCGTTATCCTTCCAGATTTCACGGTGCAGAGCCGTTTGTTATAGAGACAGGGCTTCCAAAGAATAAGCGCACGAAGGCCAATTACACAGATGTTTTCTCAACAGTCATGAAGAAGCTGGGCGAGAGAAACCCAAAGGTAGTTGCGATAACGGCTGCCATGGCGGATGGAACAGGGCTTCGCAGATTCCACCGCAATTTCCCGGATAGATTTTTTGATGTGGGAATAGCCGAGGCACATGCCACGACCTTTGCGGCAGGGCTTGCAAAGGCAGGACTTATCCCGGTATTTGCGGTGTACTCGTCATTTTTACAAAGGGCGTTTGACCAGATACTTCACGATGTGTGCATACAGAATCTGCATGTCATCTTTGCAATCGACAGGGCAGGGCTTGTAGGCAGTGACGGAGAGACACATCAGGGAATATTTGACATATCATATCTGTCGGTCATCCCGAATATGACAATCATGGCTCCGAAGAATAAGTGGGAGCTGTCTGATATGATGAAGTTTGCAGTGACATATGACGGTCCGATTGCACTCAGATATCCAAGAGGGGCAGCCTATGACGGCCTTAAGGAAATCAGACAGCCGATAGAGCTTGCAAAGAGTGAGCTAATCAGAAAAGGAAGCACGGTGGCTATCATGGCACTCGGCAGTATGGTAAAGACTGCCGTTGATGTAGTAAAGCTGCTTGAGGCAGAGGGAATCTCTGCTACACTTATCAATGCGCGTTTTGCAATGCCTTTTGATAAGAAAGCAATTAAGGAACTGCCGTCTGAACACAGCCTGCTTGTGACTATGGAGGAAAACGTGCAAAGCGGCGGTTTTGGTGAGCATGTGACGGAGTATGTCAAGACTAACGGCATAGCTCTTGAGGTGTTGACAGTTGCACTTCCTGACTGCTATGTGGAGCATGGCAATGTCGAGGTGCTCAAAAATGAGCTGCATGTGGATGCCGAATCGGTGGCTAAGCGTATAATAGCAGCATTATAG
- the recN gene encoding DNA repair protein RecN produces the protein MLQNLHVKNLALIDECEVEFSDGLNILSGETGAGKSIIIGSINLALGEKVQKEMLRDNEKPAFVELIFSVEDPKIIEALRELDVEVEDGCVILSRKITQSRAVGRVNGEAVSVSRMKEIASYLIDIHGQHEHQSLLSKKKHLDILDEYAKQPLGDKKQQLSVTYKAYRALKDEYEKSNIDNEERSRELSFLEYEVKEIEDASLVPGEDEELEAQFRKFSNGKKIMEGVNAAYSATGGEMESASELIGRAVRELSQVSGYDEDVEALESQLSEIDSLLSDFNHEISGYISQAEFDEETFYETQKRLDEINHLKSKYGNSIDDILIALNEKRERISVLNDYDSYLQKLEQQLAKKEKELAQISDEVSEIRQKSAVKLVSEIKSALNDLNFLDVQFDMQFDRLPDYTANGIDAPEFLISTNPGEPLKPLGKVASGGELSRIMLGIKTIMAENDHIESLIFDEIDSGISGRTAQMVSEKMNELGRNHQIICITHLPQIAAMADAHFLIEKAVENKSTVSRIRRLTDNDSVAELARMLGGAKITDTVMESAREMKALAMEKKI, from the coding sequence ATGTTACAAAATCTACATGTAAAGAATCTGGCACTCATAGATGAGTGTGAGGTTGAGTTTTCCGACGGACTAAATATACTGTCGGGAGAGACCGGAGCCGGAAAATCAATCATCATAGGCTCTATCAATCTGGCGCTTGGTGAAAAAGTGCAAAAGGAGATGCTAAGAGACAATGAAAAGCCTGCTTTTGTGGAGCTTATTTTTTCAGTTGAGGACCCAAAGATTATAGAGGCTTTAAGGGAGCTTGATGTGGAGGTTGAGGACGGATGCGTGATTTTAAGCCGTAAAATCACACAGTCGCGCGCAGTTGGCAGGGTAAACGGTGAGGCCGTGTCTGTTTCACGAATGAAGGAAATAGCCTCATATCTCATAGATATCCACGGTCAGCATGAGCACCAGTCACTTTTATCAAAGAAAAAACACCTTGATATACTTGATGAGTACGCAAAGCAGCCGCTTGGAGATAAAAAGCAGCAGCTTTCAGTCACATACAAAGCATATAGGGCACTTAAGGATGAGTATGAAAAGTCAAATATCGACAATGAAGAAAGAAGCCGTGAGCTGTCATTCCTTGAGTACGAGGTGAAGGAGATAGAAGATGCTTCCCTTGTGCCGGGTGAGGATGAGGAGCTTGAGGCGCAGTTTAGGAAGTTTTCAAACGGAAAGAAAATCATGGAGGGTGTAAATGCTGCATATTCTGCCACAGGAGGCGAGATGGAGAGTGCCTCAGAGCTTATTGGCAGGGCGGTAAGAGAGCTGTCACAGGTATCAGGCTATGATGAGGATGTGGAAGCTCTGGAGAGTCAGCTGTCAGAGATAGACAGTCTGCTTTCTGATTTTAATCACGAGATATCAGGATATATATCACAGGCTGAGTTTGACGAGGAGACCTTCTATGAGACACAAAAGCGTCTGGATGAGATAAATCATCTAAAGAGCAAATACGGCAACTCAATTGATGATATACTGATAGCACTCAATGAAAAGAGGGAGCGTATCAGTGTCCTGAACGATTATGATTCTTATTTACAGAAATTAGAGCAGCAGCTTGCGAAAAAGGAAAAGGAGCTGGCACAGATATCGGATGAGGTATCAGAAATCAGACAAAAGAGTGCTGTAAAGCTTGTGTCGGAAATTAAATCAGCACTTAATGATTTGAATTTCCTTGATGTACAGTTTGATATGCAGTTTGACAGATTGCCGGACTATACGGCAAACGGCATCGATGCGCCGGAGTTTCTCATATCAACGAACCCCGGAGAGCCGCTTAAACCGCTCGGCAAGGTAGCATCGGGAGGAGAGCTGTCGCGTATTATGCTTGGCATCAAGACAATCATGGCAGAAAATGACCACATTGAGTCGCTTATTTTCGATGAGATTGATTCTGGAATCAGTGGACGTACAGCTCAGATGGTCTCTGAGAAGATGAATGAGCTTGGCCGCAACCATCAGATTATATGTATCACACATCTGCCACAGATAGCAGCTATGGCAGATGCACATTTCCTTATTGAAAAAGCAGTCGAGAACAAATCCACGGTTTCAAGGATTCGAAGACTAACTGACAATGACAGCGTGGCTGAACTTGCCAGAATGCTCGGCGGTGCAAAAATCACAGATACCGTGATGGAGAGCGCACGCGAGATGAAAGCACTTGCCATGGAGAAAAAAATCTGA
- the nusB gene encoding transcription antitermination factor NusB, whose translation MTRSKIRENVFKMLFRVEFHDKSELAEQMELLNDELTNPTDEERQYIDEKCSAIIEHMAELDALIDEKSTGWKTNRMAKVDLAIIRLAVYEIKFEDDIPTKVSINEAVELAKKYGADESGAFVNGVLAKFA comes from the coding sequence ATGACAAGAAGCAAGATAAGAGAAAACGTTTTTAAGATGCTTTTCAGGGTTGAGTTTCATGACAAGTCTGAGCTTGCAGAGCAGATGGAGCTTTTAAATGATGAGCTTACAAATCCTACAGACGAGGAAAGACAGTATATTGATGAAAAATGCAGTGCGATTATTGAGCATATGGCAGAGCTTGATGCACTCATCGATGAGAAGTCTACAGGCTGGAAGACCAATCGTATGGCAAAGGTTGATCTGGCAATTATCAGATTGGCAGTTTATGAGATAAAGTTTGAGGACGATATTCCTACAAAGGTTTCAATAAATGAGGCTGTTGAGCTTGCAAAGAAGTATGGTGCAGATGAGTCAGGTGCATTTGTAAACGGAGTGCTTGCAAAGTTTGCATAG
- the argR gene encoding arginine repressor, whose protein sequence is MKTNRQSKIIEIIQKNEVETQDELSALLEKDGFCVTQATVSRDIRELKLTKIPTAGGRQKYAVITDAPENLSKKYERVLREGFLSMDMAQNILVIKTVSGMASAVCAAIDAMKMREIVGSIAGDDTIMCAIRTVDDTYAVMKKIRRIVE, encoded by the coding sequence ATGAAAACAAACAGACAATCCAAGATAATTGAGATAATCCAAAAGAATGAGGTAGAGACGCAGGATGAGCTGTCTGCGCTTCTTGAAAAAGATGGTTTTTGCGTGACTCAGGCCACAGTATCCAGGGATATCAGGGAGCTTAAGCTCACAAAGATTCCTACCGCAGGCGGCAGACAGAAGTACGCCGTGATAACGGATGCACCTGAGAATCTCTCAAAGAAATACGAAAGAGTACTCAGAGAGGGCTTTTTGTCAATGGATATGGCACAGAATATCCTCGTTATAAAGACTGTATCGGGAATGGCAAGCGCTGTCTGTGCTGCAATAGATGCCATGAAGATGAGAGAAATCGTCGGTTCGATTGCAGGAGATGACACAATCATGTGTGCAATCCGGACTGTTGATGATACATATGCGGTGATGAAAAAAATCCGCAGAATTGTGGAATAA
- the xseB gene encoding exodeoxyribonuclease VII small subunit, producing the protein MSKENEKTLTLEERFAHLEQIVARMEDADVSLDEAFELYKKGLDEVKSANDMVQGMEKAMLVLNSDGQLEEF; encoded by the coding sequence ATGAGCAAAGAAAATGAAAAAACACTGACACTCGAGGAACGCTTTGCACACTTAGAGCAGATAGTGGCGAGGATGGAGGATGCGGATGTATCCCTGGATGAGGCCTTTGAGCTCTACAAGAAGGGGCTTGATGAGGTAAAGAGTGCCAATGATATGGTACAGGGCATGGAAAAGGCCATGCTTGTGCTAAACAGCGACGGACAACTGGAGGAATTCTGA
- a CDS encoding polyprenyl synthetase family protein, translating into MSLNGNLNKSQFMEELQQKVEHINNVLEKFLPVEEGQQRIIFEAMNYSVRAGGKRLRPILMEETYHMFGGSSAVIEPFMAAIEMIHTYSLVHDDLPAMDNDEYRRGKKTTHAVYGEAMGILAGDALLNLAYETAAKAFDMEVADTRVARAFAVLAKKAGVYGMVGGQVVDVESEKSDDCSITREKLDFIYRLKTGALIESSMMIGAILAGASSDEVSRVEQIAAKLGLAFQIQDDVLDVTSTLEVLGKPVGSDEKNNKATYVTFEGLDKVVSDVERISKEAEEQLDDLGYDDAFLKELFEYLIHREK; encoded by the coding sequence ATGAGCTTAAATGGGAATTTAAATAAGTCACAATTCATGGAAGAGCTGCAGCAAAAGGTAGAGCATATAAATAACGTGCTTGAGAAGTTTCTTCCCGTTGAGGAGGGACAGCAGAGGATTATTTTTGAGGCCATGAACTATAGTGTGAGAGCCGGTGGAAAGAGGCTTCGCCCTATCCTCATGGAAGAGACTTACCATATGTTTGGCGGAAGCAGTGCAGTGATTGAGCCATTTATGGCGGCAATCGAGATGATACACACCTACTCGCTGGTGCATGATGACCTGCCTGCCATGGACAATGATGAGTACAGGCGTGGAAAGAAGACCACACATGCTGTGTACGGTGAGGCTATGGGCATTCTTGCAGGTGATGCACTTTTAAACCTGGCATATGAGACCGCAGCAAAGGCTTTTGACATGGAAGTGGCTGATACGCGTGTGGCAAGGGCATTTGCGGTGCTTGCAAAAAAAGCAGGCGTGTATGGCATGGTCGGAGGACAGGTGGTTGATGTGGAAAGCGAGAAATCCGATGACTGTTCTATCACAAGGGAAAAGCTTGACTTTATCTACAGGCTTAAGACAGGCGCACTTATAGAGAGCTCGATGATGATAGGTGCAATCCTTGCAGGGGCGTCGTCTGATGAGGTATCACGCGTTGAGCAGATAGCGGCAAAGCTGGGGCTTGCGTTTCAGATACAGGATGATGTGCTTGATGTCACAAGTACACTTGAGGTGCTTGGAAAGCCGGTAGGCAGTGACGAGAAAAATAATAAAGCGACATATGTCACATTTGAGGGATTGGATAAAGTGGTTTCTGATGTGGAGCGCATCTCCAAGGAGGCAGAGGAGCAGCTTGATGATTTGGGATACGACGATGCATTTCTTAAGGAGCTATTTGAATATTTGATCCATCGGGAGAAATAA
- a CDS encoding NAD(+)/NADH kinase gives MKHFVVIANAYKDRDFALTNKIVAYIEQKGGTAKGLMSNVEAISDNEFELEDIPQDTQCILVLGGDGTLIRAATRVETLEIPLMGVNLGTLGYLCEVEEATVFDAIDSLMADKYMTEDRIMLIGHKRGSETSRVALNDIVIHRKGNLQILSLNVYVNGEFLNNYHADGIIVATPTGSTGYSMSAGGPIVDPKGDMILLTPNNAHNLTSKSIVLSGDDEIEIEILSRREQNDELACVSYDGDTTAELAVGDRFVISRAANHTKICKLHQRSFLEILRKKMGNYS, from the coding sequence ATGAAACATTTTGTTGTGATAGCAAATGCCTATAAGGACAGGGATTTTGCACTTACAAATAAAATAGTGGCATACATAGAGCAAAAGGGCGGCACGGCAAAGGGGCTTATGAGCAATGTCGAGGCTATATCCGATAACGAGTTTGAGCTTGAGGATATACCACAGGATACGCAGTGTATTCTTGTGCTCGGCGGAGATGGTACACTGATTCGTGCAGCCACAAGGGTGGAGACACTTGAGATTCCGCTTATGGGAGTAAATCTTGGCACACTCGGCTATCTGTGTGAGGTGGAGGAAGCTACGGTATTTGACGCTATTGATTCGCTCATGGCTGATAAATACATGACAGAGGACCGTATTATGCTCATAGGACATAAAAGAGGCAGTGAGACCTCGAGAGTTGCATTAAATGATATAGTCATCCATAGAAAGGGCAATTTGCAGATATTAAGCCTCAATGTGTATGTAAACGGTGAGTTTTTAAACAATTACCATGCCGACGGCATCATTGTTGCGACTCCAACAGGCTCTACAGGCTACAGTATGTCGGCGGGAGGTCCGATTGTGGATCCGAAGGGCGATATGATACTGCTCACACCGAACAATGCTCACAATCTTACGTCAAAGAGCATTGTGCTTTCAGGCGATGATGAGATAGAGATAGAGATTCTAAGCCGCAGGGAGCAAAACGATGAGCTGGCGTGTGTCAGCTATGATGGCGACACCACGGCAGAGCTGGCTGTGGGAGACCGTTTTGTTATTTCAAGGGCAGCCAATCATACAAAGATTTGCAAGCTTCACCAGAGAAGCTTTTTGGAGATACTCCGCAAAAAGATGGGAAATTATTCATAA